In one window of bacterium DNA:
- a CDS encoding DUF2294 domain-containing protein: MKDKINPVRNKFPYGTKGQVEAQISEAIIKFEKEYMGRGPTEIKTYIIKDMILVRLQGVFTPAEEQLAKSVEGAELIKKTRMQLLESSKSLLENLIPDIITCQVKSLHTDISTKTAERIIIFILEQNLEDKFTGNK, translated from the coding sequence ATGAAAGATAAAATAAATCCCGTTAGAAATAAATTTCCCTACGGGACAAAAGGACAGGTCGAAGCCCAAATAAGCGAAGCAATAATCAAATTTGAAAAAGAATATATGGGCAGAGGTCCTACTGAAATTAAAACTTATATTATCAAAGATATGATTCTTGTTCGTCTTCAAGGAGTTTTCACCCCCGCAGAAGAACAATTGGCAAAAAGTGTAGAAGGGGCAGAACTAATAAAGAAAACACGTATGCAATTATTGGAAAGTTCAAAGTCATTATTGGAAAATTTAATTCCAGACATCATTACCTGCCAAGTAAAAAGCCTACATACAGACATAAGTACAAAAACCGCAGAGAGAATTATTATTTTTATATTAGAGCAAAATTTAGAAGACAAATTCACGGGAAACAAGTAA